A region of Zeugodacus cucurbitae isolate PBARC_wt_2022May chromosome 5, idZeuCucr1.2, whole genome shotgun sequence DNA encodes the following proteins:
- the LOC105208784 gene encoding mediator of RNA polymerase II transcription subunit 20, giving the protein MGVTVLLPYQIPEGKTGAQAIDYLTKRLLALGAIHTGQFLVDCETYISTPQHGPAKTVHVLHDSEYPASTFSILDNGAGKQIPLVADNLFDLLMLKMTSVYTSKKQTKIESKGARFEYGDFLIKLGSVTMMENFKGILIEIEYRPCVVLSYCWEMIRETLQGFLGMQIAKEYPGYFSQQIMNPMGQQQIHPKQNDVYEPIDTINQYLESFTNYRKQNVLPVAGGAAGGAAAAQNAAANMQGGNQRMRM; this is encoded by the coding sequence ATGGGCGTCACTGTGTTGTTGCCATATCAGATACCAGAAGGCAAAACTGGTGCACAAGCCATTGACTACCTTACCAAACGCCTGCTGGCATTGGGCGCTATACACACTGGACAATTCCTCGTCGATTGTGAAACATACATCTCCACACCACAACATGGTCCAGCCAAAACTGTGCACGTACTACACGATTCTGAATATCCTGCTTCCACATTTTCCATATTAGACAACGGTGCCGGCAAACAAATACCACTAGTGGCCGACAACCTATTCGACTTactcatgttgaaaatgacttcAGTCTACACATCTAAAAAGCAGACTAAAATTGAATCAAAAGGTGCGCGCTTCGAATATGGTGATTTCCTTATAAAGTTAGGTTCCGTGACCATGATGGAAAACTTTAAGGGTATACTCATTGAAATTGAATACCGTCCGTGTGTGGTGCTTTCGTATTGTTGGGAAATGATACGCGAAACATTGCAAGGTTTCCTAGGCATGCAAATTGCCAAAGAGTATCCAGGTTATTTCTCACAACAAATAATGAATCCTATGGGCCAACAGCAGATACATCCCAAACAGAATGATGTTTACGAGCCAATTGATACGATTAACCAATATTTGGAAAGTTTCACAAATTATCGCAAACAAAATGTGTTGCCTGTGGCCGGTGGTGCGGCAGGTGGCGCAGCGGCCGCACAAAATGCCGCAGCTAATATGCAGGGAGGCAATCAGCGTATGCGAATGTAA